The genomic window GGTGATGCTGTTTTTTGGCACGCTAAAACTCAATTTATCCAAAATGAGTTTTTGAGAATATTTAAAGGATAGGTTTTTAACTTCTAAGACCATCACACCCCCCTAGTCCTGAATAAAAGCCATAAGAAGAAAGGCGCTCCTAAAACGCTTGTGGCAATGCCTACCGGTAAATCATAGGGGGTAATGGTTTTAGCCACCACATCCGCTAAAAGCAAGAAAAACGCTCCCATTAACAAAGAGCTTAAAAGCAGTTTTTGTAAATTCGCCCCAAAAAACAACCTCGCTACATGTGGAATGACTAACCCAATCCAGCCAATCGTGCCAGACACGCTCACCGCTAAAGCGCTCGCAACGCTCACGCACACCAAACAAAGCGATCGCAACAGCACCGGATTAATACCCAAACTCAAACTTTGCGCATCGCTCAAGCTCAATAAATTGATGCGCCACCTTAACAAAAAAAGCGGGATAAAGCCTAAGGATAGCCCTATGAAAGCGATCAAGCAATCCTTATAACTGCTCAAAGACAAGCTCCCTAAAAGCCACACGACAATCGCTTGCGCTTTTTGGGGGATCACAAAGAATTTTATCGCTCCGGCTAAGGCGCTTAAAAACGCGCTCAACACCACCCCTGAAAGCACCAATGAAAGGACGGAATTGCCTAAAACCCTATTCATCGCTAAGACAGCAAGGCTGGCTAAAATCGCCCCAAAGAACGCTAAAATCGCAATATTAGACTCCACTACCGCTATCGCCATCGCCACGCCTAGCATCGCTCCGCTAGAAATCCCT from Helicobacter pylori includes these protein-coding regions:
- a CDS encoding FecCD family ABC transporter permease, translating into MLKTYHIALACVILAVVVLLFGGETLSLEEWQEVCLNVKNHFLHNEELSSLSIIILEIRLPRVILALLVGASLSGSGVVMQTIFRNPLVDPFLLGISSGAMLGVAMAIAVVESNIAILAFFGAILASLAVLAMNRVLGNSVLSLVLSGVVLSAFLSALAGAIKFFVIPQKAQAIVVWLLGSLSLSSYKDCLIAFIGLSLGFIPLFLLRWRINLLSLSDAQSLSLGINPVLLRSLCLVCVSVASALAVSVSGTIGWIGLVIPHVARLFFGANLQKLLLSSLLMGAFFLLLADVVAKTITPYDLPVGIATSVLGAPFFLWLLFRTRGV